A DNA window from Agarivorans sp. TSD2052 contains the following coding sequences:
- a CDS encoding Grx4 family monothiol glutaredoxin yields METIDKIKQQIAENPILLYMKGSPKFPSCGFSAQTVEALMQCGERFAFVDILQNPDIRAELPNYADWPTFPQLWVEGELIGGCDIVMEMFRSGELQPLIKETAEKHPTEESE; encoded by the coding sequence ATGGAAACGATTGATAAAATAAAACAGCAAATTGCTGAAAACCCAATCCTACTTTATATGAAAGGTTCTCCTAAATTTCCTAGCTGTGGCTTTTCTGCGCAAACCGTAGAAGCATTAATGCAGTGCGGAGAGCGTTTTGCGTTTGTAGATATCTTACAGAATCCAGATATTCGTGCTGAATTACCCAATTACGCTGATTGGCCAACCTTTCCACAATTGTGGGTAGAGGGCGAGTTAATTGGCGGTTGTGATATCGTCATGGAAATGTTCCGCAGTGGCGAACTACAGCCTCTAATTAAAGAAACCGCTGAAAAACATCCTACCGAAGAGTCAGAATAA
- a CDS encoding sodium-dependent transporter → MSNNTSVSNRWSSNFAYILAATGAAVGLGNIWKFPYIMGENGGGAFVLVYLLCILFIGIPVMMAEVYLGKQGRSTPANAVAKVAIENGRSKNWAFIGGMGVLAGFLVLSFYIVIAGWAVAYVFKSAAGDITAAEGSAEQIGAMFGALTSDPQQLILWATLVIVGTVVVLAKGVTKGLERIVTLLMPALFILLTVIMIYAAVTGDFAAAVDFMFSPDFSKLTINGVLMALGHAFFTLSLSSGIMMVYGAYLPEGASIAKTSIYIAIADTVVALMAGLAIYPIVFANGIEPSAGPGLLFVSLPIAFGTMPFGGLVSTVFFVMVTVAAFTSALALLESTSAYLVERKGFRRNVAAIVSGAAVWLLSLGTIGSFAGWEIFQFEESPMGANFFEVLDYITANILLPLGGLFIAVFVGWIIQADKVKEGMGLESQAFQMFSKSVRFISPIAIAVVFLNAVGLLSL, encoded by the coding sequence ATGAGCAATAACACTTCAGTGAGTAATCGCTGGTCTAGTAATTTCGCCTACATTCTAGCTGCGACAGGCGCGGCCGTAGGTTTAGGTAACATTTGGAAATTCCCTTACATTATGGGTGAGAATGGTGGCGGTGCCTTTGTTCTTGTCTATCTGTTATGTATTTTGTTTATCGGTATCCCGGTAATGATGGCTGAAGTTTACTTAGGTAAACAAGGCCGTTCGACACCCGCCAATGCGGTTGCCAAAGTAGCAATTGAAAATGGTCGTTCTAAAAACTGGGCCTTTATTGGAGGTATGGGTGTATTAGCTGGCTTCTTAGTTCTCAGCTTCTATATTGTCATCGCTGGCTGGGCCGTTGCGTATGTATTCAAATCTGCTGCTGGTGATATTACAGCCGCCGAGGGGAGTGCAGAGCAAATCGGAGCTATGTTTGGTGCACTAACTTCTGATCCGCAACAACTTATCTTATGGGCAACGTTAGTGATTGTTGGTACGGTTGTGGTACTAGCTAAAGGTGTGACCAAAGGTCTGGAGCGTATTGTTACCTTACTAATGCCTGCACTCTTCATTTTACTTACAGTGATCATGATTTATGCAGCCGTTACAGGCGATTTTGCAGCAGCTGTTGACTTCATGTTTAGCCCTGATTTTTCTAAGTTGACCATTAACGGCGTGCTAATGGCTTTAGGTCATGCGTTCTTCACCTTAAGTTTATCATCGGGCATCATGATGGTTTACGGTGCCTACTTACCTGAAGGCGCTTCTATTGCCAAAACCTCTATTTATATTGCGATAGCCGATACAGTGGTTGCGTTAATGGCCGGTTTAGCCATTTACCCCATCGTGTTTGCCAATGGTATTGAACCAAGTGCGGGTCCAGGCCTATTGTTTGTATCATTGCCTATTGCCTTTGGGACAATGCCTTTCGGTGGACTTGTATCAACGGTATTCTTTGTCATGGTGACAGTCGCAGCCTTTACTTCTGCCTTGGCTTTGCTTGAGTCTACGTCAGCTTACTTAGTTGAGCGTAAAGGTTTCCGTCGCAATGTTGCAGCCATAGTATCTGGCGCGGCAGTGTGGTTGCTTAGCTTAGGAACTATTGGTTCATTTGCTGGTTGGGAAATTTTCCAGTTTGAAGAAAGCCCAATGGGTGCCAACTTTTTTGAAGTATTAGATTACATTACAGCGAATATTCTTCTGCCTCTAGGCGGTTTGTTTATTGCGGTATTTGTAGGTTGGATTATCCAAGCTGATAAAGTGAAAGAAGGTATGGGCTTAGAAAGCCAAGCGTTCCAAATGTTCTCAAAGAGCGTTCGCTTTATCTCTCCTATCGCCATTGCGGTAGTCTTTTTAAATGCTGTAGGCTTATTGTCTTTGTAA
- the sodB gene encoding superoxide dismutase [Fe], protein MAFTLPALPYAQDALEPHISAETLSFHYGKHHNTYVVKLNGLVEGTDLADKSLEEIVKTSTGGVFNNAAQVWNHTFYWNCLAPNAGGQPTGALAAAIDASFGSFDEFKAKFTDSAINNFGSSWTWLVKNADGSLAIVNTSNAATPLTDDSVTPVLTCDLWEHAYYIDYRNVRPDYLNAFWALVNWEFASANFA, encoded by the coding sequence ATGGCATTTACACTACCAGCCCTACCTTACGCACAAGACGCTCTTGAGCCTCATATTTCAGCTGAAACCTTGTCTTTCCACTACGGCAAGCATCACAATACCTACGTCGTAAAATTAAACGGTTTAGTTGAAGGTACTGACTTAGCAGATAAAAGCCTAGAGGAAATTGTAAAGACCTCTACTGGCGGCGTTTTCAACAACGCAGCGCAAGTTTGGAACCACACTTTTTACTGGAACTGTTTGGCACCTAACGCTGGCGGCCAGCCTACTGGTGCTCTAGCAGCGGCAATTGACGCTAGCTTCGGTTCGTTTGATGAATTTAAAGCTAAGTTCACTGATAGTGCGATCAACAACTTCGGCTCTAGCTGGACTTGGTTAGTTAAGAACGCAGATGGTAGTCTAGCTATCGTTAACACCAGTAACGCGGCGACTCCGCTTACTGATGATAGCGTAACACCGGTTCTTACATGTGATTTATGGGAACACGCTTACTACATCGATTACCGCAACGTTCGTCCTGACTACTTAAATGCTTTCTGGGCATTAGTTAACTGGGAATTTGCTTCTGCAAACTTTGCCTAA
- a CDS encoding DEAD/DEAH box helicase, with product MTESSSSSFEQFALPETILKAISEIGFETPSPIQEKTIPLLLEGHDVLGLAQTGTGKTAAFSLPLIAKLDPKLNVPQMLVLAPTRELANQVADAIKDFSRHIPGLRVLAIYGGADYGQQIKELRRGPQIIVGTPGRTIDHLDRGKLKLDQLKALVLDEADEMLRMGFIDDVERIMRDMPKERQTALFSATMPPAIKNITKNYMSEPKEVKIAAKTQTVSNIEQHYWHVAGINKIEALARILEVNSDGASIIFARTKTSTTEIAERLEAKGFSVAALNGDMNQTMRERTITRLKSGKLDIVVATDVAARGLDVERIGLVVNFDIPYDAEAYVHRIGRTGRAGRSGKAVMFVGYREQRLLRNIERVTRQQITQMQLPTREEMEKKRVESFQEKLSSAVANVELADYQKIASELAESMGMTELELATALLFQAQTARPFKMPADPEVRSPRFAGNNERNPRGDRNSRGDRGRGERSERGGDRPSRNEAGAAKRKRRTADVEMNTYRVDAGKEHGVQTKHIVGAIANEANISSDYIGSVKLFDDYSTVELPSGMPEKTFNHLKRSFVRQRAMRLELIAQ from the coding sequence ATGACAGAATCCAGCAGTTCAAGTTTTGAGCAATTCGCTCTACCTGAAACGATTTTAAAAGCGATTTCCGAGATTGGATTTGAGACACCGTCTCCGATTCAGGAAAAGACCATTCCATTACTGCTGGAAGGACATGATGTACTTGGCTTAGCACAGACCGGAACCGGCAAAACAGCAGCGTTCTCTTTGCCTTTGATTGCAAAGTTAGACCCTAAACTCAACGTGCCTCAGATGTTAGTTCTAGCGCCAACTCGTGAACTAGCTAATCAAGTAGCTGACGCGATTAAAGACTTTAGCCGTCATATTCCAGGGCTACGTGTTCTGGCCATATACGGTGGGGCAGATTACGGTCAACAAATTAAAGAACTACGTCGTGGTCCACAAATTATCGTGGGTACTCCAGGCCGTACAATTGACCACTTAGATCGTGGCAAGCTTAAGCTTGATCAACTTAAAGCCTTAGTATTAGACGAAGCAGACGAAATGCTACGTATGGGCTTTATTGATGATGTAGAACGTATCATGCGTGATATGCCAAAAGAGCGTCAAACCGCTTTGTTCTCAGCGACCATGCCGCCGGCAATTAAAAACATCACAAAAAATTACATGTCTGAGCCAAAAGAAGTAAAAATTGCGGCTAAGACACAAACAGTCTCTAACATTGAGCAACATTACTGGCATGTAGCTGGCATTAATAAGATAGAAGCGCTAGCCCGTATTCTTGAAGTTAATAGTGATGGCGCATCAATCATTTTCGCTCGAACTAAAACCTCTACCACAGAAATTGCTGAGCGTTTAGAAGCTAAAGGTTTCAGTGTTGCCGCATTAAACGGTGATATGAACCAAACGATGCGCGAACGCACTATTACGCGTTTGAAGTCTGGTAAATTAGACATCGTTGTTGCAACTGATGTAGCGGCCCGTGGCTTAGACGTTGAGCGTATTGGCTTGGTGGTTAACTTCGACATTCCTTATGACGCTGAAGCTTATGTTCACCGTATTGGTCGTACTGGCCGTGCTGGTCGTAGCGGTAAAGCGGTCATGTTTGTAGGCTACCGTGAGCAACGTTTGTTGCGTAACATTGAGCGCGTAACTCGCCAGCAAATAACCCAAATGCAACTACCTACTCGTGAAGAGATGGAGAAAAAGCGTGTAGAGAGCTTCCAAGAGAAACTTTCTTCAGCTGTTGCAAACGTCGAGTTGGCTGATTACCAGAAGATAGCTTCTGAGTTAGCCGAAAGTATGGGTATGACAGAGCTTGAATTAGCGACTGCATTATTATTCCAAGCGCAAACCGCGCGGCCGTTTAAAATGCCTGCCGATCCTGAAGTTCGATCACCTCGATTCGCTGGAAATAACGAGCGTAACCCACGTGGTGATCGCAATTCTCGCGGTGACAGAGGCCGCGGTGAACGTTCTGAACGCGGTGGCGATCGTCCAAGTCGCAACGAAGCGGGTGCCGCTAAGCGCAAACGCCGTACTGCAGATGTTGAAATGAATACTTACCGTGTTGATGCTGGTAAAGAGCACGGTGTTCAGACTAAACATATTGTTGGTGCTATTGCGAATGAAGCAAACATCAGCAGTGATTACATTGGTAGTGTAAAGTTGTTTGATGACTACTCTACGGTTGAATTACCGAGTGGTATGCCAGAAAAGACATTTAATCACTTAAAACGTAGCTTTGTTCGTCAACGTGCGATGCGTTTAGAATTGATTGCCCAATAG
- a CDS encoding SelT/SelW/SelH family protein, with protein sequence MSAEQAESDLPKVEIYYCSLCGWLLRASWLSQELLTTFSQELAEVALKPATKGRFQIYLDGELIWCRVKDAGFPEAKILKRRVRDKIAPDMSLGHSDVK encoded by the coding sequence ATGTCAGCCGAGCAAGCAGAGTCAGATTTACCTAAGGTTGAGATTTATTATTGCAGTTTATGCGGATGGTTATTACGAGCATCTTGGTTAAGCCAAGAACTGCTGACGACGTTTTCTCAAGAATTAGCAGAGGTAGCCTTAAAACCCGCAACTAAAGGCCGTTTTCAGATTTACTTAGATGGTGAGTTAATTTGGTGTCGAGTGAAAGATGCAGGCTTTCCAGAGGCGAAGATCCTTAAACGTCGAGTGAGAGACAAAATTGCCCCAGATATGAGCCTTGGGCATAGCGACGTTAAGTAA
- the dacB gene encoding D-alanyl-D-alanine carboxypeptidase/D-alanyl-D-alanine endopeptidase, producing MRLLIRLLFITLSVYSPFSQAALSSPRGAVVSFIGPTGTQNSQLLLTPASTLKLVTATAALKQLGADYRYRTQLSVKPNPQGLHLRLHMRGDPSFSSKDLKSLIAQATQVYGKKIASIDIESGAFSGHHRSQGQVWNDIGICFASPVSALNIDQNCVNGNLKPGKLGQLSKLHISDPSLLRIDNQIVTVSPEHTDCEQSLVVGDNNHYHLKGCVRADAKMMPLRFSISDEQQYFTTKLRRVLSQLGLTYRGEFNFQNRLSMFDSRYTHQSAPLIKLLEYMLVESDNLTADSLFKTLAFEQQRTASYRVAGELVKQQLDALGLDVTQLVIRDGSGLSRENLVSAEMLYQLLQLWQQDAALAPLINKLPIAGVSGTLKYRRSVTRKPLKQHIYAKSGYVNGVINLAGFIEKQGKLTPFVLMSNGVSLTAEQAKTVKMRQTLHPMLAYERAWLETQLEAIK from the coding sequence ATGCGCCTTCTTATTCGTTTACTGTTTATTACCCTTTCTGTTTATTCTCCGTTCTCTCAAGCCGCGTTAAGCTCTCCACGAGGTGCAGTTGTTAGCTTCATTGGCCCAACTGGAACGCAAAATAGCCAACTGCTGTTAACGCCAGCAAGCACCTTGAAGCTCGTCACTGCAACTGCTGCACTTAAGCAACTTGGCGCTGACTATCGCTATCGTACTCAATTGAGTGTTAAGCCCAACCCTCAAGGCTTGCATTTACGCTTGCATATGCGGGGAGACCCAAGCTTTAGCTCAAAGGACCTGAAATCGTTAATCGCTCAAGCGACTCAAGTGTATGGGAAAAAGATCGCGTCAATAGACATCGAAAGCGGTGCCTTTAGCGGTCACCATCGCAGTCAAGGTCAAGTATGGAATGACATTGGTATTTGTTTTGCTTCGCCAGTCAGTGCGTTAAATATTGACCAAAACTGTGTCAATGGAAACTTAAAGCCTGGCAAGTTAGGGCAGCTGAGTAAGTTACACATAAGTGACCCTAGCTTATTACGCATAGATAACCAGATTGTTACAGTGAGTCCCGAACATACCGATTGTGAGCAAAGCCTAGTAGTGGGTGATAATAACCATTATCACTTAAAAGGCTGTGTTAGGGCTGATGCTAAGATGATGCCGTTGCGTTTTTCTATTAGCGATGAACAACAATATTTTACCACTAAACTGCGTCGAGTTTTGAGCCAGTTAGGGCTGACATACCGTGGCGAGTTCAACTTTCAAAACCGCCTAAGTATGTTCGATAGCCGATATACGCATCAATCTGCGCCATTAATAAAACTGCTTGAATACATGCTGGTGGAGTCAGACAATTTGACCGCAGACAGCCTATTTAAAACACTGGCCTTTGAGCAGCAACGTACAGCGAGTTATAGGGTCGCAGGCGAGCTAGTTAAGCAGCAGCTAGACGCGTTGGGCTTGGATGTCACTCAACTGGTTATTCGAGATGGCTCGGGCTTATCTCGCGAAAATCTCGTGAGTGCTGAAATGCTCTATCAATTACTACAGTTATGGCAACAAGACGCCGCGTTGGCACCGCTAATCAATAAACTCCCCATTGCTGGCGTCAGTGGTACTTTGAAATATCGTCGCAGTGTTACTCGAAAGCCACTCAAGCAACATATTTACGCCAAAAGTGGCTATGTAAATGGGGTGATTAATCTTGCCGGCTTTATCGAAAAGCAAGGTAAGTTGACACCATTTGTGCTGATGAGTAATGGGGTATCGTTAACTGCAGAGCAAGCTAAAACGGTGAAAATGAGACAAACATTACATCCAATGCTCGCCTATGAGCGTGCATGGCTAGAAACCCAACTAGAAGCTATCAAGTAA